A window of the Zeugodacus cucurbitae isolate PBARC_wt_2022May chromosome 2, idZeuCucr1.2, whole genome shotgun sequence genome harbors these coding sequences:
- the LOC105212296 gene encoding mannose-1-phosphate guanyltransferase beta, which translates to MCGTNSTSTKGTRALILVGGYGTRLRPLTLSTPKPLVEFANKPILLHQLEALVSAGCTQVILAVSYRAEQMEKELKQEADKLGINLIFSHETEPLGTAGPLALAKDILSSSNEPFYVLNSDVICDFPFQQLEQFHKNHGKEGTIVVTKVEEPSKYGVVLYDEQGRIENFIEKPQEFVSNKINAGIYIFNPSVLDRIEVKPTSIEKEVFPVMADEGQLYAMELTGFWMDIGQPKDFLTGMCLYLTSLRQKQSSKLYTGPGVVGNVLVDPTAKIGEGCRIGPNVTIGPDVVIEDGVCIKRSTILTGAIVKSHSWLDSCIVGWRSVVGRWVRLEGITVLGEDVIVKDEIYINGGQVLPHKSIAASVPEPQIIM; encoded by the exons TACTCGTCGGTGGTTATGGAACACGACTACGTCCTTTGACACTTAGTACACCAAAACCACTCGTAGAGTTTGCGAATAAACCAATTTTATTGCATCAGCTCGAAGCTTTAGTCAGTGCCGGTTGTACACAG gtTATACTGGCTGTTTCGTATCGCGCTGAGCAAATGGAAAAAGAACTCAAACAAGAGGCAGATAAATTAggcataaatttaatattttcacatgAAACCGAACCACTTGGAACGGCCGGACCATTAGCACTAGCGAAAGACATACTCAGTTCCAGTAATGAACCCTTTTATGTGCTGAACTCGGATGTGATTTGTGATTTCCCATTTCAACAATTAGAACAATTCCATAAAAACCATGGAAAAGAAGGCACAATTGTTGTGACAAAAGTCGAAGAGCCATCCAAGTACGGCGTAGTGCTGTACGATGAACAAGGGCGCATCGAAAATTTCATTGAGAAACCGCAGGAATTCGTTAGCAACAAAATTAATgccggtatatatatatttaatccaTCCGTGCTGGATCGCATAGAAGTTAAGCCAACATCAATTGAAAAAGAAGTATTCCCTGTAATGGCTGACGAGGGACAGCTGTATGCAATGGAGTTGACCGGTTTTTGGATGGATATAGGTCAACCTAAAGATTTCCTAACAG gaATGTGCCTTTATTTAACATCTTTGCGACAGAAGCAATCATCCAAATTGTATACAGGACCCGGAGTTGTGGGAAATGTTTTAGTGGATCCTACGGCGAAAATAGGCGAAGGTTGTCGTATTGGTCCAAATGTTACTATCGGCCCAGATGTCGTCATTGAAGATGGAGTTTGTATTAAGCGCTCAACGATTCTCACAGGTGCCATAGTAAAGTCGCACTCATGGTTGGATTCCTGCATTGTTGGTTGGCGTTCAGTTGTAGGCCGTTGGGTACGTTTAGAGGGTATAACTGTACTTGGCGAAGATGTTATTGTAAAAGATGAAATCTACATAAACGGTGGGCAGGTACTGCCGCATAAAAGTATAGCCGCCAGTGTGCCAGAACCGCAGATAATAATGTAA